The Campylobacter hyointestinalis subsp. hyointestinalis nucleotide sequence GTTGCAGACTGGAAATTTAAACTAAATGTAGAAAGAAGATGATAAATATTTTTCATGGTATTTTACCTTTGAAATTTTAAGATCAAGTGCGACGTTTGTTTATCGCACTTGGAAGTGAAGTTCTGTTGAGAATTATTTAGTTGCTCCGCATTTTGCAGCACCGCATTTTTCTGCTTTATGTCCAGCAGGGGTACTTGAATTTGCATCACCGCATTTTGAAGTTTTTTCTACTTTTGTATCGCCACATTTGCTAGTACCACATTTTTCAGCAGCACTTAAAGTCGTAGTAAGACCAAATACTAAAAACAAACCTGAAAACAAAATCGCTAACTTTTTCATAACATTCTCCTTGATTTAAATGTAATGAAATTATACTGTGATACATACAAATAATCTGTGACTTGTATCACAGAAGTATACTATTTGTAGATTACGACTTGATCTAGGCTTTGTCTTATTTTTGGAGGAACGCTCTCATCGCTATATCCTAAAGCTACGACTAAAACAGGTTTAAAATTTTTCTCTAAACCAACGAATTTAGTTAGCTTCTGGCTGTCATATCCTGCCACTATGCAGCTTTTAATACTCAAATCCTCGGCTATATTGACTAAATTTGCACAAGCCATATAACACTGAAAAGTGGCATAAGTCATTATCTCATCACTAGTTTGTGGATCAAAGCGAGCTGCGAAGTGATCCATAGCTTTTTGGAGACGCTCAGGTGTGCGCGGTCTTCTATCTACTTGTTGTCTTAGAAAATCACAATTTCCTTTAAGATCATT carries:
- a CDS encoding nitroreductase family protein, giving the protein MKRIMQERFSCRNFTNQKIKDENIKEILDLVRLTPSSCGLEPWKFMVVSKESDLAELSEVCNSQKQVKECSHAIIIIARNDLKGNCDFLRQQVDRRPRTPERLQKAMDHFAARFDPQTSDEIMTYATFQCYMACANLVNIAEDLSIKSCIVAGYDSQKLTKFVGLEKNFKPVLVVALGYSDESVPPKIRQSLDQVVIYK